The DNA segment gaattttcagtgaatgggccctagaaaagttggcagaaaatccgcttttttatcgacaaattttgttcagcgatgaggctcatttctggttgaatggctacgtaaataagcaaaattgccgcatttggggtgaagagcaaccagaagccgttcaagaactgcccatgcatcccgaaaaatgcactgtttggtgtggtttgtacgctggtggaatcattggaccgtattttttcaaagatgctgttggacgcaacgttacggtgaatggcgatcgctatcgttcgatgctaacaaactttttgttgccaaaaatggaagaactgaacttggttgacatgtggtttcaacaagatggcgctacatgccacacagctcgcgattctatggccattttgagggaaaacttcggagaacaattcatctcaagaaatggacccgtaagttggccaccaagatcatgcgatttaacgcctttagactattttttgtggggctacgtcaagtctaaagtctacagaaataagccatcaactattccagctttggaagacaacatttccgaagaaattcgggctattccggccgaaatgctcgaaaaagttgcccaaaattggactttccgaatggaccacctaagacgcagccgcggtcaacatttaaatgaaattatcttcaaaaagtaaatgtcatgaaccaatctaacgtttcaaataaagaaccgatgagattttgcaaattttatgcgttttttttttttaaaaagttatcaagctcttaaaaaatcacccgatacaagtatgtatatattaggctCACTTTGTCTATTGCATTTGATGTCTTCGTTTTCTGTGCTTTCGTACTATAATACTAAGTTTCATACTCATGATATGTATACAAGAACCACAAAATCATTAATCGCGACTAAAAGaacttacatatatacgaaaTCGTTATTCGAAAAAAGATTTTATCCATTATACcttaaaaagttaataaaatttgccGAGATTTTTGGAACACTGAAAAGAAACGTCAGAGACTCTATAAAgttcatacatacgtatgtaaaaaatcatatttaagtATACGACCAGTATTTATGTATCTTTATTTTCACTTAAGTAATCatcatgtacataagtatgtatgtataaattgcATTAGTAGGATAGCTATCCCGaacatatgaaataaaaataaccgtTTACTTGTGTAATACTCGTATACAAGGTAGTTTATTAAGAAAATCTTTCACTTTATATAAGCGATATTTTTCTTAAAGCTAAATGCTTATTTGTTTCGGAGGTCCATGAAGGCAATCGAATTGAGCGGGATCGTATGTGGTGCTAACTGCAGCGAGCGGAATGGGTGTCGcaaaacgtatgtatgtatgtatgtacatacatatataaaacgaATGCGTTGAACGTGCTCAGGGGACCATCCTTTATGTTGAGTGGGTTGATGTAGAAGTGTgatgagttgtgttggtgtttgTGTTGCGTGGTGATGTATGAGCATGGTGTCATCGGATGTGGTGTATTGTGCAGTGTTTtcttaggatgcgccagtttttctgggtagagtgggtggatgcttaactcatttaaacaaatcataatgatatacaagtatacgaactagtctctgactccgtttttgagatattgatttgaaatttcgcaaacttCCTATTCTcatcaagaaactgctcatttgtcggaatcgctgaTTATTATTATCCAACGTATCGAcacaatctgcgaagaaattgttcagatctgactACTATAGCGAATAGCTGTTGTGCAAACTGacggatcaaaatcaagttaaagatCTCTTTGAACTCtcttatgctataaaaaatgcccCTGGTATTATACATTTCTTTGATGCAGTTTGTGAAAAATACGAAGTATGGGTAAAGAGACCAAGtttctgaataaaattattattttttaagcttaGAACGAAATCATgtgcttacatacacatacgaaaaatttgtaaacaagcATTCATGCCTGTGCATGACACATTTGGTTACGCGACATTGCATTTTCGTATGTCATTATTCCAACGCGGCATTTTGTTTCGTTTGGTGTCCGTAGAATTGTCGAAATGAGTGTAGCAATAGGTGAAACCTTGTCATAGACAATTGTCATTAGCAATCGTCTGTCTGAGTTTCCACCGTATTGCGGTGTGAATGTGTGCCTAACGGTATTCTGCCCATCGACATTTTCAATGCACGTCAAAGCTATTTGTCACATGGCATCAATGAACGTCAAAATCGACGAATAGCAGTGCCAAGAGTATAGACAAATGAATACACTCGGATATACACAGCCACACATATATCATATgaatgtttgtaagtatgtatttaccTCGCCACCAATCTACTTTTCAACCTCAATTTCAACGTCACTGTGTGAGAGAACTTTTCTCTGACGGTTTTACTTTGCTATGACTGCGAAAGAGGTATATGTGTgtcatttaaaaatgtaaaaaagtaaaatgtttgaaaatagtCGGAACGTACTAAATCAACAATTACAAGAACACTTGCGATAAGCACGAAACGTAACGAAATTAATTTGGACACGCATACCCATACACACAAATCTACACAAATATCTGCTACGCACCGAGCCTCTAGCACATTAGAGTCAAAATAAAGTGATAAACAGAGGGGAGGACATACACACATGCCGCAAATTCCAATTGGCTTTCGGCTCGAACGTAGGTTGTGCGCCGCAAATCACCCGATCGCAGCAGCAGCGCGGACCTCAAATGAACTTCCGCAATTATTTACAATCCCATTACATTAGGTACGAACTTCGTGGCCGCACCCCGCCGGCCCTTCCCTTTGGCTGTGAAATGTGTTGGCCGACATGTTGCAGCATTGCCGGGTGTATGGCCCGACCCTTTCGACGTTCTGCCGTTCAATTATGTATCGTTGCGGTTGTTTTGGCTGATTATTTGCTGTTGGCTCTTAACTTCTCAGCGCCGTCTTCCGTAGCAGTTGCTGCTCTCATACTTCGTTTCATTTCTTTTTCAGTCATTGTCACAAATTAGTTCGAACTGGCGGTGGCAGAAAGCAGACGGCTGGCAGCTGTTTACCCTCACTGCACAGTTTTCGCACTCGTGGTGCTTACCTTCGTCGAATCGCCCTCTTGGGACTGACGAAAGTACCACAACGCGTTCGTCGCAATACACAAACCCACAGTGTTGTATTTGTTTACCTGCTggattgttgttgcttttttatgaccatttttttttattatcactaCCGTTTACTCAAGTGGGCTATCGCGTCGGTGTCGACGGCTTCCCCTGTCTCTCCATCTGTTTGTCCCATTCAATCGTTTGTGGTGCACACTTGTTGGCTGATTAGAGACCGTTCCTTCGCTTGCCACAGTCTGCTGCATACGGTGGATTTCCGTACCTATACGAACCGCCGACTTTTAAAGGGTCGCACTTTCACCCGCCTGCGAATTCGTAATCAGACATTCATCAATTGTAATCGTATAAATGTTGCATGTGGCACGGCACACTTTTCTCccgtttattgttttttaaatatagcaCAATGTTAAGTTGGAGAAAACCGACTGCATGCGATTTAATGATTGCCACAGACAGGTTTGCACCAAAAAtggtttattttcaattttgtcgcAAAGTTGGAAGGGTGAGATATTGTTGTCGTAAGCTTGCCATTGGCCTTCTTTTACTATAAAATTCAGATAAACAGTCCCACTTCGTTATACGTATATATCCGAAtactatattaaatattttattgtaataatatagatatttttttacgaataaAGTCGAAAAAGTTGTTGACTATATAAGAGCTCCGGGCATTGAACTTAAGTACTTTATTATGGATACAATAATTTTCTACATATAAGCctataattgatattttttgacTTTGAGACTTATTTATAGACATGGTGAATCTTAAACCAATAGACTTTCTGAAAGTTAACGTAGATTCTGACGGTGGTATCGAAATTGCTCTGTTAAACTTCCCAGTGAAAATAGTACGCTTGAAAATAGTTCCAATGACCCAAACTCAAAGAGGTTTTCAAAGGGAAGGGACTGATGATACCCCGGTGCTGAATCCGCCCCAAGGCCCAAACTACAAAAGGAGTTCTAGACGGATGGCAAAGGTTATTATCAATGCAAAAAGGAGTATTAAGGGGACTTTGTTTCGGAAATTTCAAACTTAACTCTTTAGGAGTTTATGGCGCACAAATAACGAAAcaagtaaattttatataccatacatataaaGATGTAAACTAAAAATACACAAGTGATCGATTATTGGATTTTATTTAGCATTTCGTAAGTTTTAGAAAATTGTCGAAAAATGGCTCTAAGTATTTGTAACTGTATTATGCAACATTATAGATACAAAGAAACTTTGATTCATTGAATTCGTTAACGTTGGGATTACCGTAGAAGCCAATGGTTTTTTGATAAGCTGTTaagttaatttgattttaattttctctACGAATTTGTAAAgcagacaaaataaaaatgttgttctTTCACTCTCCAACAGAATCCAAGAAAATGTTTCGGAAGTTCTTAGAATTCACAAACCGATATAAGATTGTACGCGGCATGCTCTCTTATGGAACGCTATGGCCTTGCGGTTGTCTTATCGAACAAACCATAATCGAAAAACGATCATTCCGAAACTACGACTGGATGAAATGTCTCAAGTAAGTGCATACGAGTACTTATACCATCCGTCTGTCGCCACAGAAATGCAACTAGTTATCAAATCATTGTAATCTCTCATATACACAATTTTGTTTCCCAACAGGTTCAGTTTATTCGGTGGCCTTTTCATGGGACCTACAATTTATATGTGGATACGGCTGGCCGGCGTCATGTGGCCCCGCACAGACATTAAGTCATCACTTTGCAAAGCCATTACTGAGCAGGCGGCCTATGATCCGTTTGCGATAAGCACGTTTCTCTTTGTTATGAGCCTTCTGGATGGCCGCACGTACGAACAAGCCAAGCAGGAGGTAAGAATTGAAATCTCACCCAGATGGTTCATAGGCACACACAACCACACTTAAGCCAAACCAAATTTCGTTCGTTGTTACGGTTTGTATAAGGCAAAACGGGTGTTCAGGTAGACACACATCCGCAAATGTATATGCAAGTGCACCTCTACAGTTCTTAACTGTTaatataccatatgtacatacatatgtaccatacatACTCGCGTACATAAGTACGTTGTTTGTAGCCTCACTAATGTGACTTAAGTGTTGCTTTCTTTCGTTCATATatggatttgttttttttttgtttctttttgaagTAAGTCAAGTAGCGTGCGTCTATCCGAAAGTTGGTTCGTTTAGGTATTTGCCTTGTAAAGCAATGACAAGCATTTGGCACCTCGTCACATCCCCTTTGCCGGTAAAGATTAAAACACTTATTGACTCCTTTGCTTCTAATTCGTAAACTAGGCAATCCACTTGTACAGGGGGTCGTTCGGTCGTCGTCGATCACACCAAGTGTACTTGTACGAGTCGTCCATTTACAGTTATACACGTTGATGCCAAAGAGAGTCAAGACTAGTTGAGGCTTCATTTATGTTTAGGTAATTGGAAGAGAATGATGGTGAATTGACGTGTTGGAGTGATCTGAGGCGTAGAGTTTAAACTTCGAAGACAAatggtgtatatacatatatttatgtatatagtgtATGGAAGTGTATCAGTATGCATCCCGTATCAAGAAAAAAGGTGGTCCAAGTTTTTGAAGCAAAAAGGATATCTGCGAAATTTCCGATTGAGATCTCAAAAAATGAGGagctagttcgtgtatatacagccAGATGACAAAGTTAACTCGACTCAGCTTATCATtgataaacatatattttacagggtcttgacgtttccttttgggtattACAAAACTTTGTCGTAAGCTTACTAtagcctgttcagggtataataagctgaaaaatttattgtaatatacattttttgtggGTTTAACGTTCAATATAGGGGCCAACGAAAGCGGCACACCAAGTATGACGATATTTCCACTTTTCAACACaatgtttgtcgaattttttactgcttgatagatagattcaaaggacttttggataatgacaatGTCGTGCAACGTTTGAATCTCAAAGGTaaacttgatcactggcagtggCAGCGGGAAGAAGcgaaagtcaaaagacaacaactTACCGTctactgcattggaaacgttgaagaactaCGATGTAGCCCAAAAatgatagttttcttcgcatattctgcacactcCTGCAAGAACTCTGAACGCTTTTTTTCGACACTTTGCCGCATGTAAACATGGATGAAGACGAACATGCTTCACGATAGATTGATCGGCCTGGCTCTGCTGCACATTGGAAGGTCGATTTGAAATCTTTCCAACATaatattaaactgtataaagtctactatatttaatataataatcttcatgtCTCAAGTAAATAAAGACAGTAAGAAACAACATCTTTAGGGACATTTGTTTTAAAACCACACTTCAATTGTTTAAAAGATGAATAATGTTTCTGCTACCTTATTGTAATTCAGTTTCAAATATATTACTTATTCTCCCGTTGCAGGTGAGTGACAAATTCTTCGAGGCCTATCGAGTGGGCGTAATTTATTGGCCTTGTGTGCAAACAGTGAACTTTGCCTTCATACCGCCTCGCAACCAGGTTGTTTTCACGTCTTTCTTTAGCATGTGCTGGACGACGTTTCTGACATATGTAAAGTATTTGCAAGGACAAGCCATCGAATTTGAACACCCTGATATTCACATTCACTTCACACATTagcttaaaaagaaaaaagaaagttttagctgttaacttaaaataaaataaagttgaaatatttattctccGGCttccatatttaattttattaattaattgctttttaatagTGTTACAATCTCATCGGTAGACTAACAATAAATATAGAGCAATGCAATTTCTTATATGTACATTACTACaggacttacatacatacttatatatacatagattatAATGTTGAGCGCGAACTCTGCTGTTCTTTACATATTTGCCGCAGCGCCAAGAAAACCTTGTCGAAATTTCTATGGAAACTTGAACAATTGGCTTGAGGGGGTTGAATAAAACAAGCTAGAACATCCCCTTTCCCCAAACATACATACCTTATAGCGTTTTtcgcttatacatacataaatttatatcttACCTCCATTTtggctttgtttttcttttcaaagtGTGTCGAAAATCATTAGTAACTGAATTACGTGCAGGGATATATGGGCAAAGGCaatcaaaataacaataacaatggtGAGAATTGGTTTAAGCTTGATATTTCAGTGCTACCTCCAGTACAGTATCAACGCGACCTAAGAGCTAACAGAAATTAGGGCGAATCATGCTCATGTCGGCGCGTGTTCACACTTTCtgcgaaaatattcaaattcctATTTTCATCTCGCCATTGCTGGGTGGAGTATATGCTTTAATGTGCGCAATTATTAGATTACTTCAAGTTGAGCAAGTAATCCTGACAAAAATTTCTATCTAAGGGGCTATGGGAACGGTGCTACCTCCACGAagatattaattttgaattcatATTTCGACTCCCTCTATCAGCTAAGCATTTCCTCTACTGTCACTTCCTCGTACTGTTTTCGGTTTTATTTATGAACTTTGGGGAGAGGGTGAATATTTTACATGGGTCTtctttgtttgtgtatttggCACTAAGCTCTTTCTTAGCGGACGATCAATGTGGTATGTGAGTATCACGTTTCGCTTCATCTCAATTTACACACATTTGCGATGAATTTATACCATGAGCAAGGGATATTTAAATTTGCCACTAAGTTTGTTACACcccttaaaaaattcaaataatcagCGTCTCTTTTGTAAAAGTCGCCGATATGGAACtactataactttttttttgtgaaatgtaTTCTAGCTTcgctgcaaccgaagttaacggtttCTGTTTCcgacatatttattatatgtatattaaagtcgACCTAGTTGACTGAAATACAGGTATGTACAAGTGTGATAAGGTCGGCTGGAATCTCGAAATTCGCTATATCGAGTATATTGCGGTTAAGGGAAGGTCTGGACTGATTGTATTAACAATTGGCATTAATGATGTATTCCAACCCTGACTATTCAGGAACGCCTATGATTTGTAAATAATAGCCAAATTCATTCTATGTAATACAAGGGAGCTTGTGGACcgattttacaaatttcagcATGAAATTATAGTGCACCAAATATTATACGTTCACATAATTATCCTAAGATATCTTTcacattgaccaatatataCGGTAGATATGTATAGTAAATTCaaagtttcaaatataataGTTATATGGAGGCTAGAGGTAACTTTCCccgaatttatatatttttggcattatGGCGCATTATtacctgaaaaatatttttaaaagtgtcaTTATAATACCTCACAAACTAGTCAATATAATGGTATAAATCTACCCAGTGGCGTAGCtgcaacttcgggcgcccggggccaaggatgttctgccgcccccctttatctacctacctacaagtttcataaggtggttcgaacaaaattgaaattttacaaaatatcttcgatattaagtatataaaatttaggaactagaagccacgcaaattctgaagttccaaaattctcacaatacggtttttgaggaaattgatagtaaatttacaagacagcTTAtaaaaagccatagaaaaaactcattttcgccctatatcttatacacttttgacacaatttgcagtaATTATAAGATAAGTATGTGGGAGCTAGGAGTATTATTAACCATTTGACGACTATTGACAAAAGGACACACAGGAAAAGTTGCTCTCATAATTTCGAATATTAGTATTAGAATAGTATTAAGCACTAAATATGGTCTAAATTGGTAAAGTAGTACCGGCTGTGAACTTTAATGCTTCT comes from the Bactrocera neohumeralis isolate Rockhampton chromosome 2, APGP_CSIRO_Bneo_wtdbg2-racon-allhic-juicebox.fasta_v2, whole genome shotgun sequence genome and includes:
- the LOC126764198 gene encoding mpv17-like protein 2, encoding MFRKFLEFTNRYKIVRGMLSYGTLWPCGCLIEQTIIEKRSFRNYDWMKCLKFSLFGGLFMGPTIYMWIRLAGVMWPRTDIKSSLCKAITEQAAYDPFAISTFLFVMSLLDGRTYEQAKQEVSDKFFEAYRVGVIYWPCVQTVNFAFIPPRNQVVFTSFFSMCWTTFLTYVKYLQGQAIEFEHPDIHIHFTH